One Halobacterium sp. DL1 DNA window includes the following coding sequences:
- a CDS encoding ribose ABC transporter permease yields MVTMSEASIRGRAGSAVRNARERLFEGRSPLQQIVIAVSLFAGVALLAGGIFAPNSTASDLLTILFADSTLAATLRLSVPIAFAALGGIFAEKSGVINIGLEGLLIISAFTGIWATDITGSVWLGLLGGIVASTLLAGLFAVVCIEFRADQIIAGLAVWLIALGLAPFASSVVYGGTTTVSVPTFQTLPNMNVPVLSALVTTPLGFVVELPVFGVLDLESSLVGIPFFGALFDANPTVYLMFAAVALSWYTLNRTAFGRWVVASGENPKALDTAGVNVHRVRYAAVLLSGVLAGVGGAALALGIGQFTGNGPTMVNGKGFIAIVAYLFGNYNPIGAFLSTMLFAGLDAVQLTLQARDVFQVPRPLVRTIPYVTVIIVLALFGRTRLPEAAGDNYESGEGE; encoded by the coding sequence GTGGTCACGATGAGTGAGGCGTCCATCCGCGGCCGCGCCGGGTCGGCAGTCCGGAACGCCCGCGAGCGACTCTTCGAGGGGCGCAGCCCTCTCCAGCAGATCGTCATCGCCGTCTCGTTGTTCGCCGGGGTCGCGCTGCTCGCGGGGGGCATCTTCGCACCGAACTCGACGGCCTCGGACCTGCTCACCATCTTGTTCGCGGACTCGACGCTCGCCGCCACGCTGCGGCTATCCGTCCCCATCGCGTTCGCCGCGCTCGGTGGCATCTTCGCGGAGAAGAGCGGCGTCATCAACATCGGCCTCGAGGGCCTGCTCATCATCTCCGCGTTCACGGGCATCTGGGCGACGGACATCACCGGCAGCGTCTGGCTGGGGCTGCTCGGCGGTATCGTCGCCAGCACGCTGCTCGCGGGCCTGTTCGCGGTGGTCTGCATCGAGTTCCGCGCCGACCAGATCATCGCCGGTCTCGCCGTCTGGCTCATCGCGCTCGGCCTCGCGCCATTCGCGTCCTCCGTCGTCTACGGCGGGACCACCACCGTCAGCGTCCCCACCTTCCAGACGCTGCCGAACATGAACGTGCCCGTGCTCTCGGCGCTCGTCACGACGCCGCTCGGCTTCGTCGTCGAACTCCCGGTCTTCGGCGTGCTCGACCTCGAGTCGTCGCTCGTCGGCATCCCGTTCTTCGGGGCGCTGTTCGATGCCAACCCCACTGTCTACCTGATGTTCGCGGCCGTCGCGCTGTCGTGGTACACGCTCAACCGCACCGCGTTCGGCCGGTGGGTGGTCGCCAGTGGCGAGAACCCGAAGGCACTCGACACCGCCGGCGTCAACGTCCACCGCGTGCGCTACGCCGCCGTCCTGCTGTCGGGCGTGCTGGCGGGCGTCGGGGGCGCGGCGCTCGCGCTCGGCATCGGCCAGTTCACTGGGAACGGCCCGACGATGGTCAACGGCAAGGGGTTCATCGCCATCGTCGCCTACCTGTTCGGGAACTACAACCCCATCGGGGCGTTCCTCTCGACGATGCTGTTTGCAGGCCTCGACGCCGTCCAGTTGACCCTCCAGGCGCGTGACGTCTTCCAGGTTCCGCGGCCGCTCGTGCGCACCATCCCGTACGTCACCGTCATCATCGTGCTCGCGCTGTTCGGTCGCACCCGCCTGCCGGAGGCGGCCGGCGACAACTACGAGTCCGGCGAGGGCGAGTGA
- a CDS encoding cytidine deaminase, which yields MDEADLLSAARDSLDDAYVPYSEYPVGAAIETADGEVYVGCNIENANYSNSLHAEEVAIGEAIKDGHREFERLVVTSAERDAVTPCGMCRQTLAEFCDDELPVLCDAGEDFERYTLGELIPDTITPQMLGK from the coding sequence ATGGACGAAGCCGACCTGCTGTCTGCCGCGCGCGACTCGCTCGACGACGCGTACGTCCCGTACTCCGAGTACCCCGTCGGCGCCGCCATCGAGACGGCCGACGGCGAGGTGTACGTCGGCTGCAACATCGAGAACGCCAACTACTCCAACAGCCTCCACGCCGAGGAGGTCGCCATCGGGGAGGCCATCAAGGACGGCCACCGGGAGTTCGAGCGCCTCGTCGTCACGTCCGCCGAACGCGACGCGGTCACGCCCTGCGGGATGTGCCGCCAGACGCTCGCGGAGTTCTGCGACGACGAGCTGCCGGTGCTCTGCGACGCCGGCGAGGACTTCGAGCGCTACACGCTCGGCGAGTTGATTCCCGACACGATCACGCCCCAGATGCTCGGGAAGTGA
- a CDS encoding transporter — MSRNRAVVLFAVVVLAWGGAYVAIDVGLTALPAVLFAAFRLDVAAVTAVPLAFLLSDRVLPRTRADVLSVAVNGVLVAAFMNAFLFTGQQYTTGAVASILFSTAPVIATGFARGLLPSDRLDSVEFLGLALGLVGVGIVVQPSFAALTGGALGKLLVLVGAANLALGSVLVSRLDSGLDALAETAWGLVLGAVLLHVLSSLLGESQVLPDTSTLVVSILYVGVVATALAYPFYFELIDVVGPVRANLVSYAVPVVTAVVGWVVLGHSVGPVTVLGFVVVAVGFVLLNRATFVDLLTSRASGA; from the coding sequence GTGTCTCGGAACCGCGCCGTCGTCCTGTTCGCCGTCGTCGTGCTCGCCTGGGGCGGTGCCTACGTGGCCATCGACGTGGGGCTGACGGCGCTCCCGGCGGTCCTGTTCGCGGCCTTCCGCCTCGACGTCGCCGCGGTGACCGCAGTTCCGCTGGCGTTCCTGCTATCGGACCGCGTGCTGCCGAGAACCCGCGCCGACGTGCTGAGCGTCGCTGTGAACGGCGTGCTGGTCGCGGCGTTCATGAACGCCTTCCTGTTCACCGGCCAGCAGTACACCACCGGAGCGGTCGCGTCCATCCTCTTCAGCACGGCCCCGGTCATCGCGACGGGGTTCGCGCGCGGCCTCCTCCCGTCCGACCGCCTCGACAGTGTCGAGTTCCTCGGCCTCGCGCTCGGTCTGGTGGGGGTTGGCATCGTCGTCCAGCCGTCGTTCGCCGCACTCACGGGCGGAGCGCTCGGCAAATTACTGGTGCTCGTCGGGGCCGCCAACCTCGCGCTCGGGAGCGTGCTCGTGAGCCGTCTGGACTCCGGACTCGACGCGCTCGCGGAGACGGCCTGGGGGCTCGTCCTCGGCGCAGTTCTCCTCCACGTTCTCAGTAGTCTCCTCGGAGAGTCGCAGGTGCTCCCGGACACGTCGACGCTCGTAGTTTCAATTCTCTACGTGGGCGTCGTCGCGACGGCGCTGGCCTACCCGTTCTACTTCGAACTCATCGACGTCGTGGGACCAGTCCGGGCCAACCTTGTCTCCTACGCGGTGCCCGTGGTGACGGCCGTGGTCGGGTGGGTGGTGCTCGGCCACAGCGTCGGTCCAGTCACCGTGCTCGGGTTCGTCGTCGTCGCGGTGGGGTTCGTGCTGTTGAACAGGGCGACGTTCGTCGACCTGCTCACTTCCCGAGCATCTGGGGCGTGA
- a CDS encoding uridine phosphorylase: MPGDSEDPNDEVQYHIELAEGDVANAVLLPGNPERLDKITPFWDDHEEMAYHREYRTATGRYEGTPISVTSTGIGSPSAAIAVEELARVGADTFIRVGSCGALQADMDPGDLVITRGAVRQEGTSDEYVREDYPAVADHEVVAALVAAAERLGHDYHVGLTMSSDSFYAGQGRAGFDGFEAAGSDDLVDELKAANVKNVEMEAAAILTLANIYGLRGGAVCSVFANRETGEFLTEGETTAAETASLAVHLLEKMDQKKAEAGVDRWHAGLSLE, translated from the coding sequence ATGCCCGGCGACAGCGAGGACCCGAACGACGAGGTCCAGTACCACATCGAACTCGCAGAGGGGGACGTCGCGAACGCGGTGCTCCTCCCTGGCAACCCGGAGCGCCTCGACAAGATCACGCCGTTCTGGGACGACCACGAGGAGATGGCCTACCACCGCGAGTACCGCACCGCTACCGGTCGCTACGAGGGGACGCCCATCTCGGTCACCTCGACCGGCATCGGCTCCCCGTCGGCCGCCATCGCCGTCGAGGAACTCGCGCGGGTCGGCGCGGACACGTTCATCCGCGTCGGCTCCTGTGGCGCCCTCCAGGCCGACATGGACCCCGGGGACCTCGTCATCACGCGGGGCGCCGTTCGGCAGGAAGGGACCAGCGACGAGTACGTCCGCGAGGACTACCCCGCGGTCGCCGACCACGAGGTCGTCGCGGCGCTCGTCGCCGCCGCCGAGCGGCTCGGTCACGACTACCACGTCGGCCTCACGATGAGTTCGGACTCCTTCTACGCGGGCCAGGGACGGGCTGGGTTCGACGGCTTCGAGGCTGCGGGCAGCGACGACCTGGTCGACGAACTGAAGGCGGCGAACGTGAAGAACGTCGAGATGGAGGCGGCGGCCATCCTCACGCTCGCGAACATCTACGGCCTACGCGGCGGCGCCGTCTGCTCGGTGTTCGCCAACCGCGAGACCGGGGAGTTCCTCACGGAGGGCGAGACCACGGCGGCAGAGACGGCGAGCCTCGCGGTCCACCTCCTGGAGAAGATGGACCAGAAGAAGGCCGAAGCCGGCGTCGACCGGTGGCACGCCGGTCTGAGCCTGGAGTAG
- a CDS encoding NADH dehydrogenase codes for MTTRVVVLGAGYAGAGAVAKLESELDSGTELVWISDTDYHLVLHEAHRIIRDPGVKEKITIPVEEIKSRQTQFVHDAVTDVDTDDRVVELADCEDVDYDYLLVGIGSDTATYGIDGMDEHPLTLKSLDDALEIHEQVREAAREATRENPAQVVVGGAGLSGIQSTGELAEFRDRRNAPIDITLVEALPEIFPPGDSEIQGALRHRLEDRDIEILTDDPITAAEADSLQFDERDDLDYDVFLWTGGVTGPSELGEVDVEAEHNRLSTASNLQTEDERVFAVGDCSLVDQGDDDVAPPTAQAAWQAADVAAENIARAIDDRPLKTWTYDDQGTLISVGETALAHEVEVNGISAPVRTFNSTPAKMLKKGAAARWIAKITSWPRAMKAWDAL; via the coding sequence ATGACCACGAGAGTCGTCGTTCTCGGCGCAGGGTACGCTGGCGCAGGTGCCGTAGCGAAACTGGAATCCGAACTGGACTCCGGCACCGAACTCGTCTGGATCTCCGACACTGACTACCACCTCGTCCTCCACGAGGCACACCGCATCATCCGGGACCCCGGCGTGAAAGAGAAGATCACGATCCCCGTCGAGGAGATCAAGTCCCGCCAGACGCAGTTCGTCCACGACGCCGTCACCGACGTCGACACGGACGACCGCGTCGTCGAACTCGCCGACTGCGAGGACGTCGACTACGACTACCTCCTCGTCGGCATCGGCTCGGACACCGCGACGTACGGCATCGACGGGATGGACGAACACCCGCTCACGCTGAAGAGCCTCGACGACGCCCTCGAGATTCACGAGCAGGTGCGAGAGGCAGCACGCGAGGCGACCCGCGAGAACCCCGCGCAGGTCGTCGTCGGCGGCGCCGGTCTCTCCGGCATCCAGAGCACCGGCGAACTCGCGGAGTTCCGCGACCGCCGCAACGCCCCCATCGACATCACGCTCGTCGAAGCGCTGCCCGAGATCTTCCCACCGGGCGACAGCGAGATCCAGGGCGCGCTCCGTCACCGCCTCGAAGACCGCGACATCGAGATTCTCACCGACGACCCGATTACGGCCGCCGAAGCGGATAGCCTTCAGTTCGACGAGCGCGACGACCTCGACTACGACGTGTTCCTCTGGACCGGCGGCGTCACCGGCCCGTCTGAACTCGGCGAGGTCGACGTTGAGGCCGAGCACAACCGCCTGAGCACGGCCTCGAACCTCCAGACCGAGGACGAGCGCGTGTTCGCCGTCGGCGACTGCTCGCTCGTCGACCAGGGTGACGACGACGTCGCGCCGCCGACCGCGCAGGCCGCCTGGCAGGCCGCCGACGTCGCCGCGGAGAACATCGCCCGCGCCATCGACGACCGCCCGCTGAAGACGTGGACGTACGACGACCAGGGGACGCTCATCTCCGTGGGCGAAACGGCTCTCGCCCACGAGGTCGAGGTCAACGGTATCTCCGCCCCGGTCCGCACGTTCAACAGCACGCCCGCGAAGATGCTGAAGAAGGGGGCCGCCGCGCGCTGGATCGCGAAGATCACGTCGTGGCCCCGTGCGATGAAGGCCTGGGACGCGCTGTAG
- a CDS encoding TrmB family transcriptional regulator: MSSIELTSSQKTILRALVDLYTQREEAIKGEDIAGEVDRNAGTIRNQMQSLKALQLVEGVPGPKGGYKPTANAYEALEIQQLDTTAEIPVFCEGEEFENANVQEIDLTSVHHPELCRAEIHLRGSVKEFHEGDELRVGPTPLSKLLITGTLDGKDDTSNILILKIDSMEAPAEEPAH, from the coding sequence ATGTCATCAATCGAACTGACTTCTAGCCAGAAGACCATCCTCAGGGCGCTGGTCGACCTCTACACGCAGCGCGAGGAGGCGATCAAGGGGGAGGACATCGCCGGGGAGGTAGACCGGAACGCGGGCACCATCCGTAACCAGATGCAGAGCCTGAAAGCCCTCCAGCTGGTGGAGGGCGTCCCCGGACCGAAGGGCGGCTACAAGCCGACCGCGAACGCCTACGAGGCCCTGGAGATCCAGCAACTCGACACCACCGCCGAGATTCCCGTGTTCTGTGAGGGCGAGGAGTTCGAGAACGCGAACGTCCAGGAGATCGACCTCACGAGCGTCCACCACCCGGAGCTCTGCCGCGCCGAGATACACCTCCGGGGCTCGGTCAAGGAGTTCCACGAGGGCGACGAACTCCGCGTCGGACCGACGCCGCTGTCGAAGCTCCTCATCACGGGCACGCTCGACGGGAAAGACGACACGAGCAACATCCTGATTCTGAAGATCGATTCGATGGAAGCGCCCGCCGAAGAGCCCGCTCACTGA